Proteins encoded together in one Methanobrevibacter millerae window:
- the uppP gene encoding undecaprenyl-diphosphatase UppP — translation MNIIQGIIIGIVQGLTEFLPVSSSAHLIFIQNILGVESSLAFDTFLHLGSLLAVLIYFRADIYKMILAWVSSVGDILQHRFKEGFYSDPYKRLAWYVILATIPVALVGVLFESQVDALFAGALYVPGFFLFVTGTILYLSQRMASGQIDMSHMGWFQSLFMGLGQACAIMPGLSRSGTTIAAGLVIGLDKEFAAKFSFILSIPAIFGAFVLQLKDIGLSMSGDGAAIILGFVAAFVSGYLAIKWLLDLIQNKSLDIFSYYCWIVGIIVFMGSIAHIF, via the coding sequence ATGAACATCATTCAGGGAATTATTATTGGTATCGTCCAGGGATTGACGGAATTCCTGCCAGTAAGTAGTTCCGCACACTTAATATTTATTCAAAATATCTTAGGTGTTGAAAGCTCCTTGGCTTTCGATACTTTTCTTCATTTGGGAAGCCTGCTTGCAGTCTTGATTTATTTCCGTGCGGACATCTACAAGATGATTTTGGCATGGGTGTCAAGTGTCGGGGACATATTGCAGCACAGATTTAAGGAAGGCTTTTACTCAGACCCATATAAAAGGCTTGCATGGTACGTCATTTTGGCAACCATTCCAGTAGCCCTTGTGGGCGTACTGTTTGAAAGCCAGGTCGATGCATTGTTTGCCGGCGCATTGTACGTTCCGGGATTCTTTTTATTTGTTACGGGTACTATACTGTACTTGTCTCAAAGGATGGCCTCCGGTCAGATTGACATGTCCCATATGGGATGGTTCCAGTCTCTATTTATGGGGTTGGGCCAGGCCTGTGCTATAATGCCTGGGTTATCCCGTTCAGGTACGACAATCGCCGCTGGTCTTGTAATAGGCCTTGACAAGGAATTCGCCGCAAAATTCAGTTTCATATTGTCAATTCCAGCTATTTTCGGTGCATTCGTACTCCAGCTTAAAGATATCGGACTTTCAATGAGCGGTGACGGCGCAGCAATCATTTTAGGATTCGTTGCGGCATTCGTTTCAGGATACCTTGCAATCAAATGGCTTCTTGATCTGATTCAAAACAAAAGCCTGGATATATTCTCCTACTACTGCTGGATTGTAGGAATTATTGTATTTATGGGTTCAATAGCCCACATATTCTAA
- the ilvE gene encoding branched-chain-amino-acid transaminase: protein MAWDDTASKVWMDGEFVDWKDATIHSLSHVVHYGTSVFEGIRAYSNENGTAVFRLKEHVRRLFDSAKIYKIPIPYTEEEIAEAIKETVRVNDLKSCYIRPIVFRGYGELGVNPLNCPVNVVIAAWDWGSYLGEEGMANGVDIGVSSWRKPAPDTFPAMAKCGANYMNSQLAKIEAIEHGYDEAIMLDYTGYVSEGSGENIFLVEDGVLHTPSLGSSNLRGITRDSIIKVAGDLGYEVIEETISRERLYLADEVFFTGTAAEVTPIRTIDGKTIGIGKRGPIAEKIQSTFFEIVEAKIEDKYGWLDYI from the coding sequence ATGGCTTGGGATGATACAGCAAGTAAAGTATGGATGGACGGAGAATTCGTTGACTGGAAAGACGCAACAATCCACTCACTTTCTCATGTAGTCCACTATGGAACAAGTGTTTTTGAAGGAATACGTGCATATAGCAACGAAAACGGTACCGCTGTTTTCCGTTTAAAAGAGCATGTAAGAAGGTTATTCGATTCTGCAAAAATCTATAAGATACCTATTCCATACACCGAAGAGGAAATTGCAGAAGCAATCAAGGAAACCGTAAGGGTCAATGATTTAAAATCATGCTACATACGCCCAATTGTTTTCAGAGGATACGGCGAATTGGGAGTAAACCCATTGAACTGTCCTGTAAACGTCGTCATTGCAGCCTGGGACTGGGGATCATACCTCGGAGAAGAAGGAATGGCAAACGGTGTTGATATCGGTGTTTCCTCATGGAGAAAACCTGCTCCTGACACTTTCCCTGCAATGGCAAAATGCGGAGCCAACTACATGAACTCCCAGCTGGCCAAAATCGAAGCTATCGAACACGGCTACGATGAAGCAATCATGCTTGACTACACCGGATACGTTTCAGAAGGAAGCGGAGAAAACATTTTCCTCGTTGAAGACGGCGTACTTCACACTCCGTCACTTGGATCTTCAAACTTAAGGGGAATCACCCGTGATTCAATCATTAAGGTAGCAGGCGATTTAGGTTATGAAGTAATTGAAGAAACAATCTCCCGTGAAAGGTTATACCTCGCTGATGAAGTATTCTTCACCGGAACCGCCGCTGAAGTAACTCCAATCAGAACAATCGACGGTAAAACCATAGGAATCGGTAAAAGAGGTCCTATTGCCGAAAAAATACAATCAACATTTTTTGAAATCGTTGAAGCTAAAATCGAAGACAAATACGGCTGGTTAGATTACATTTAG